One window of the Betta splendens chromosome 21, fBetSpl5.4, whole genome shotgun sequence genome contains the following:
- the scn1laa gene encoding sodium channel, voltage-gated, type I-like, alpha: MAELLEPPGPDSFRPFSHESLKAIERRIAEENARKPKGEKKKRSNDNKLRPSRDLEAGKTLPLLYGDVPKGLVSTPLEDLDPCYANQKTFIVINNSKVIYRFNASPALCLLSPFNLLRRISMKILVHKLFNKVIMCTILANCAFMTISKPPEWAKNVEYTFTAIYTFESLVKILARGFCVGKFTFLRDPWNWLDFSVIVMAYVTEFANLGNFSVLRTFRVLRAFKAISVIPGLKTIVGALFQSVKKLSDVMILTVFCLSVFALIGLQLFMGHLKSKCLRIPTQNKTGVNGTNQTDIWDASWALDERNYYYLPGKKDPLLCGNGSAAGQCPEGYRCVVLGRNPDYGYTSFDSFGWAFLSLFRLMTQDCWEVLYQQTLRASGKPYMIFFVLVIFLGSFYLINLILAVVAMAYEEQSQATIKEALEKEEEFQAALEQLKRQQEDAQAAACVAAAEGDDAGEKDGRAESSSDASKLSSKSAKERRNRRRKQKEEKSKGGEEKLPKSESQDSIRKARCRFSVDANLINYDMKYSTAHQSFLSFRGPLFSSRRNSRNSVFSLRSQTRDAGSENEFADDESSIFEDNLSHRGSLFLPRRFDRRSSSVSQCSLLSHLLALPNGVQHGSLERSGVVSLVGRTSLPSSPVGLLLPKVTLDKASTGDNADTTDTEYKQGDGGAQQELMDFLDAPEARQRTHSIASVITSTMEELEEARQKCPPCWYDFAHTFLIWECCPLWLKVKKVVKFIVMDPFVDLAITICIVLNTLFMAMEHYPMSPNFQSMLSVGNKVFTGIFTAEMVLKLIALDPYYYFQTGWNIFDAVIVSLSLLELCLEKMGGMSVLRSFRLLRVFKLAKSWPTLNTLIKIIGNSVGALGNLTLVLAIIVFIFAVVGMQLFGKKYNDCVCKISTECTLPRWHMNDFFHSFLIVFRVLCGEWIETMWDCMEVAGTTMCIIVYMMVMVIGNLVVLNLFLALLLSSFSADNLAASEGEGEMNNLQIAIGRLHKGIAFTRSVLQSRCSSICLRDKKKGKAEDKSLDELHKPMGPNGVPNHTIMDFSKNGSADVMGVDKTGDKYIVSSKSDDSIMSFINNPSLTVTVPIAAGESDFENLNTEDFSSVSSDVVECHVVIDDDGLSSSEGSTVDVMGPGEGGESVDFEFEEYMDPDACFPYVCVQRVRCMQVNVDVGWWKVWWTLRKTSYRIVEHNWFETFIIFMILLSSGALAFEDIYIEQRKTIKIILEFSDKIFTYIFILEMLLKWLAYGFAKYFTNTWCWLDFIIVAVSLVSLVANAMGASHIGAIKSLRTLRALRPLRALSRFEGMRVVVNALLGAIPSIFNVLLVCLIFWLIFSIMGVNLFAGKYYRCLNKTSGERFLTSEVKNMSQCDELGKNISVWKNHKINFDNVGMGYLALLQVATFKGWMDIMYAAVDSTKLKDQPSYENSLMMYLYFVVFIIFGAFFTLNLFIGVIIDNFNQQKKKFGGQDIFMTEEQKKYYNAMKKLGSKKPQKPIPRPSNKIQGFVFDFISKQAFDIVIMVLIFLNMVAMMVETAETTEEKTRTLYCINNVFICIFTGECLLKMIALRHYFFTNGWNVFDFIVVILSIIGVFLSNLIETYFVSPTLFRVIRLARIGRVLRLIKSAKGIRTLLFALMMSLPALFNIGLLLFLVMFIFAIFAMSNFAYVKKEAGIDDLFNFETFGNSMICLFQITTSAGWDGLLSPILNKYEDDCDAKAENPGSNVEGNCGTPAVGIAFFVSYIIICFLIVVNMYIAVILENFSVATEESADPLSEDDFEMFYEVWERFDPHATQFIEYTKLSEFADNLNAPLRIPKPNKLELMFMDLPMVSGERIHCLDILFAFTKRVLGEGGEMDILREQMEERFMVNNPSKMSYEPITTTLRRKQEDVSAAVIQRAFRQYTKKNVTAFGPSTGHARKDKAASAKKAVAEKKSKGELAPSTASQAASHGVVTNGKNKYEKDKSEKEVVTKDVKRQNTE; the protein is encoded by the exons ATGGCGGAGCTGCTTGAACCACCAGGTCCGGACAGCTTCCGCCCCTTCAGCCACGAGTCCCTCAAGGCCATCGAGAGGCGGATCGCCGAGGAGAACGCCAGGAAGCCCAAAGGCGAGAAGAAGAAGCGCAGCAATGACAACAAGCTCAGGCCCAGTCGCGACCTGGAGGCAGGCAAGACGCTGCCCCTCCTGTACGGGGACGTGCCTAAAGGTCTGGTGTCGACGCCACTGGAGGACCTGGACCCCTGCTACGCCAATCAGAAA ACCTTCATAGTAATAAACAACAGTAAGGTCATCTACCGCTTCAACGCCTCTCCTGCCTTGTGCCTCCTGAGCCCCTTCAACCTTCTGAGAAGAATATCAATGAAGATTTTGGTACA CAAGTTGTTCAATAAGGTGATCATGTGCACTATCCTCGCCAACTGTGCATTTATGACCATAAGCAAACCTCCCGAATGGGCGAAGAACGTCGA GTACACATTTACTGCAATCTACACCTTCGAGTCTCTGGTTAAAATCCTAGCCCGAGGCTTCTGCGTAGGGAAATTCACCTTTCTACGAGACCCATGGAATTGGCTGGATTTCTCCGTTATCGTCATGGC GTATGTGACGGAGTTCGCAAATCTGGGGAATTTCTCGGTTCTTCGCACCTTTAGGGTGCTGAGAGCTTTCAAAGCCATTTCTGTTATTCCAG GCCTGAAGACCATTGTTGGGGCGTTGTTCCAGTCGGTGAAGAAGCTTTCTGATGTGATGATCCTGACTGTCTTCTGCTTGAGCGTCTTTGCCCTCATAGGGTTACAGCTGTTTATGGGCCATTTAAAAAGCAAGTGTCTTCGGATACCTACACAAAATAAGACCGGTGTGAATGGGACTAATCAGACAGATATTTGGGACGCATCCTGGGCACTGGACGAAA GAAATTATTATTACCTCCCAGGGAAAAAAGACCCGTTGCTGTGTGGAAATGGCAGCGCAGCTGG GCAGTGTCCAGAAGGATACAGGTGCGTTGTCTTGGGGAGGAACCCGGACTACGGCTACACAAGCTTTGACTCGTTTGGCTGGGCCTTTCTGTCCCTGTTTAGACTGATGACGCAGGATTGCTGGGAAGTCCTTTATCAACAG ACCTTGCGGGCCTCTGGGAAGCCCTACATGATCTTCTTCGTCCTGGTGATATTCCTCGGCTCCTTCTACCTGATCAACCTGATCTTGGCCGTGGTCGCCATGGCCTACGAAGAGCAGAGCCAGGCGACCATCAAGGAAGccctggagaaggaggaggagttcCAGGCCGCGCTTGAGCAGCTGAAACGGCAGCAAGAGGACGCCCAG GCGGCGgcgtgtgtggctgcagcggaAGGCGATGACGCCGGCGAGAAAGACGGACGCGCGGAGAGCTCCTCCGACGCCTCCAAGCTGAGCTCCAAGAGCGCCAAGGAGCGGCGCAAtcggaggaggaagcagaaggaggagaagagcaagGGGGGCGAGGAGAAGCTGCCCAAGTCCGAGTCCCAGGACAGCATCAGGAAGGCCCGCTGCCGCTTCTCCGTGGACGCCAACCTCATCAACTACGACATGAAATACTCCACTGCCCACCAG TCCTTTCTGAGCTTTCGCGGACCCCTTTTCTCATCCAGACGGAACAGCAGAAACAGCGTTTTCAGCTTGCGCAGCCAAACGCGGGACGCGGGCTCCGAAAACGAGTTTGCCGATGACGAGAGCAGCATTTTTGAGGACAACCTGAGCCACAGAGGCTCCTTGTTTTTGCCCCGGAGGTTCgaccgccgcagcagcagcgtgagccaGTGCAGCCTCTTGTCACACCTCCTAGCTTTGCCCAATGGAGTTCAGCACGGCTCTTTAGAACGCAGTGGGGTCGTGTCTCTGGTGGGTCGGACCTCACTGCCGTCGTCACCTGTGGGACTCCTTCTTCCTAAAGTGACTTTAGATAAGGCCTCCACAGGAGACAAT GCTGACACCACGGACACAGAGTACAAacagggtgatggaggagccCAACAGGAGTTAATGGATTTCCTTGATGCTCCAGAGGCCAGGCAGAGAACCCACAGCATCGCCAGCGTCATAACAAGTACAATGGAGG AGCTCGAGGAGGCGCGGCAGAAGTGCCCCCCGTGCTGGTACGACTTCGCTCACACGTTTCTCATCTGGGAATGCTGTCCGCTCTGGCTGAAAGTCAAGAAGGTGGTCAAATTCATTGTGATGGACCCCTTCGTTGATCTGGCCATCACCATATGCATTGTGCTCAACACGCTGTTCATGGCCATGGAGCATTATCCTATGTCACCCAATTTCCAGTCTATGCTCAGTGTCGGCAACAAG GTGTTTACTGGCATCTTCACAGCTGAAATGGTCCTCAAGCTCATTGCTTTAGACCCCTACTATTACTTTCAGACCGGCTGGAACATTTTTGACGCGGTCATTGTCAGTTTGAGCCTCCTGGAGCTCTGTTTGGAAAAAATGGGCGGCATGTCGGTCCTGCGATCGTTCAGATTG ctcagaGTGTTCAAGTTGGCCAAGTCGTGGCCGACTCTTAACACGCTCATCAAAATCATTGGTAATTCGGTGGGTGCTTTGGGCAACCTGACTTTGGTGTTGGCCATCATCGTCTTCATCTTCGCTGTGGTGGGCATGCAACTGTTCGGAAAAAAATACAACGactgtgtgtgtaaaatctCTACCGAGTGCACTCTGCCTCGATGGCACATGAATGACTTCTTCCATTCATTCCTCATTGTGTTCCGAGTGCTTTGTGGAGAGTGGATAGAGACTATGTGGGACTGTATGGAGGTGGCTGGGACGACCATGTGCATCATTGTCTACATGATGGTCATGGTTATTGGAAACCTTGTG GTGCTCAACCTGTTCTTGGCCCTGCTTCTAAGTTCCTTCAGTGCAGACAACCTGGCAGCGTCCGAGGGCGAGGGCGAGATGAACAATTTGCAGATCGCTATCGGGCGACTGCACAAGGGCATAGCCTTCACCAGGTCCGTGCTTCagagccgctgcagcagcatctgcctcAGGGACAAGAAGAAAGGAAAGGCCGAGGACAAATCCCTGGACGAGCTCCACAAACCCATGGGCCCAAACGGCGTGCCCAACCACACCATCATGGATTTCTCCAAGAACGGCAGCGCCGACGTGATGGGAGTGGACAAAACTGGGGACAAGTACATCGTCAGCAGCAAGAGCGATGATTCCATCATGTCCTTCATCAACAACCCCAGCCTGACAGTCACGGTTCCAATTGCCGCAGGAGAGTCGGACTTTGAAAACCTCAACACGGAGGACTTCAGCAGCGTCTCGTCCGACGTAGTGGAGTGCCACGTG GTTATAGATGACGATGGGCTCAGCTCCTCTGAAGGCAGCACGGTCGACGTCATGGGACCCGGCGAGGGAGGAGAGTCAGTGGACTTTGAATTTGAGGAGTACATGGACCCCGACGCGTGCTTTCCCTATG TTTGTGTCCAAAGGGTCCGGTGCATGCAGGTGAACGTGGACGTGGGCTGGTGGAAGGTGTGGTGGACTCTGAGAAAGACTAGTTACAGGATAGTGGAGCACAACTGGTTCGAgaccttcatcatcttcatgatcctgctcagcagtggAGCACTG GCCTTTGAAGACATCTACATTGAGCAGAGGAAGACCATTAAAATAATCCTGGAGTTTTCAGACAAAATCTTCACTTACATCTTCATCCTGGAAATGTTACTGAAGTGGCTGGCGTATGGATTTGCAAAGTATTTCACAAATACCTGGTGCTGGCTAGACTTCATCATCGTCGCT GTCTCTCTGGTCAGTCTGGTGGCCAATGCCATGGGGGCTTCACACATAGGTGCCATTAAGTCTCTGAGGACCCTGCGAGCTTTGAGGCCCCTGAGAGCCCTGTCCCGGTTTGAGGGCATGAGG GTGGTTGTCAATGCCCTGCTGGGAGCCATCCCCTCCATCTTCAACGTGCTGCTGGTATGTCTCATCTTCTGGCTCATCTTCAGCATCATGGGCGTCAACCTGTTTGCAGGGAAGTACTACCGTTGTCTCAACAAAACCTCAGGTGAAAGATTCCTCACTTCCGAGGTGAAAAACATGTCACAGTGTGATGAACTGGGCAAAAACATTTCAGTTTGGAAGAACCATAAAATCAACTTCGACAATGTTGGCATGGGCTATCTGGCGCTCCTGCAGGTG GCCACATTCAAGGGTTGGATGGATATCATGTACGCCGCTGTGGACTCCACCAAG TTGAAAGACCAGCCTTCGTACGAGAACAGCCTGATGATGTAcctgtattttgttgtttttattatatttggaGCCTTCTTCACACTTAATCTCTTCATCGGTGTGATCATTGACAATTTCAACcagcaaaagaaaaag TTTGGAGGCCAGGACATCTTCATGACTGAGGAACAGAAGAAGTACTACAATGCCATGAAAAAGCTGGGCTCAAAAAAGCCTCAGAAGCCAATTCCGAGGCCATCA AACAAGATTCAGGGCTTCGTCTTTGACTTCATCTCAAAGCAAGCGTTTGATATTGTAATAATGGTGCTCATATTTCTAAACATGGTAGCCATGATGGTGGAAACGGCTGAGACGACCGAGGAGAAGACCAGGACCCTCTACTGCATTAATAACGTGTTCATTTGCATCTTCACTGGAGAGTGTCTGCTGAAAATGATCGCGCTTCGCCACTACTTTTTCACAAACGGATGGAATGTGTTTGACTTCATCGTTGTGATTCTTTCAATCATCG GTGTGTTTCTCTCAAATCTTATCGAAACGTATTTTGTTTCGCCGACCTTGTTCAGAGTCATTCGACTGGCTCGAATCGGACGAGTTCTCCGCCTTATTAAAAGTGCCAAAGGAATCCGCACACTCTTGTTTGCCttgatgatgtcacttcctgccttgTTCAACATCGGGCTCCTGCTCTTCTTGGTGATGTTTATTTTCGCCATCTTCGCCATGTCTAACTTTGCTTACGTCAAGAAGGAAGCGGGCATCGATGACCTTTTTAATTTTGAGACTTTTGGCAACAGCATGATATGTTTGTTCCAGATCACCACGTCAGCAGGGTGGGACGGCCTGCTGTCTCCAATTCTCAACAAATATGAAGATGATTGTGACGCTAAAGCAGAAAATCCCGGCAGCAATGTAGAGGGGAACTGTGGAACCCCTGCCGTGGGAATTGCCTTCTTTGTGAGCTACATCATCATATGTTTTCTGATTGTGGTGAACATGTACATTGCAGTCATTCTGGAAAACTTCAGCGTGGCCACCGAGGAGAGTGCGGACCCACTCAGCGAGGAtgattttgaaatgttttacGAGGTCTGGGAAAGGTTCGATCCTCATGCGACGCAGTTCATCGAGTACACGAAGCTGTCGGAGTTCGCGGACAACCTGAACGCACCGCTGCGCATCCCCAAGCCCAACAAGCTGGAGCTGATGTTCATGGACCTACCCATGGTGAGCGGCGAACGCATCCACTGCCTGGACATCTTGTTTGCGTTCACGAAGCGCGTTCTAGGCGAGGGTGGGGAGATGGATATCCTGAGGGAACAGATGGAGGAGCGCTTCATGGTCAACAACCCTTCCAAAATGTCCTACGAAcccatcaccaccaccctccGCCGCAAACAGGAGGACGTGTCGGCTGCCGTCATCCAGAGGGCGTTCAGGCAGTACACAAAGAAAAACGTGACAGCCTTCGGCCCGTCTACTGGTCACGCTCGAAAGGATAAAGCGGCCTCTGCCAAAAAGGCCGTCGCAGAAAAGAAATCTAAAGGTGAACTGGCACCTTCCACTGCCTCTCAAGCTGCGTCTCACGGTGTGGTGACGAATGGGAAGAACAAATATGAAAAAGACAAGAGCGAAAAGGAGGTTGTGACCAAAGACGTCAAAAGGCAGAATACGGAGTAA
- the slc38a11 gene encoding putative sodium-coupled neutral amino acid transporter 11 isoform X1, protein MSQLDSEEGAILTALQKAAGEQRSSMIYASFNFINSIIGSGIIGLPYALNQAGLPLGLVLLIVVGFITDYSIILLIKGGNVSGTSSYQSLVRSTFGFPGFLVLSALQFLYPFIAMISYNITIGDTLTKVFQRIPGVGPDHILAERHFVILLCTLALTLPLSLHRNIEKLGKVSFLSMVLTLTIVVVAIIRAASLGPQILPTENAWVFAKWNAIQAVGVMSFAFICHHNSFLIYSSLDRPTLAHWSRVTHGSVGSALVISAAFAVAGYTTFTGYTQGGNTQVLSHVRPIPLNGLTRKVNFSGDIFENYCKSDNLATFGRFCFGLSIITTFPLECFVTREVLSNVICSRDLSKAEHVAVTLLIVAACTSISLAFDCLGVVLELNGVLSATPLIFIVPAACFLKLSPGRRLRGENVMPALLIAAGVFVMITGLTMTGLYPQDCSHGVEMFYCADANVSGTVPPL, encoded by the exons ATGTCTCAG CTGGACAGTGAAGAAGGGGCGATTTTAACGGCTCTGCAGAAAGCTGCCGGGGAACAAAGAAGTTCCATGATATACGCGTCTTTTAACTTTATCAACTCCATCATAGGATCTGGAATCATAG GTTTGCCGTATGCTCTGAACCAGGCGGGGCTCCCGCTGGGCCTCGTGCTCCTCATAGTGGTTGGGTTCATCACCG aCTACTCAATCATCCTGTTAATCAAGGGAGGCAACGTGTCAGGGACCAGCAGTTATCAGTCGCTGGTGAGGAGCACGTTCGGCTTCCCGGGTTTTCTGGTTCTGTCGGCGCTGCAGTTCCTTTACCCTTTCATCG CTATGATCAGCTACAACATCACCATTGGCGACACGCTGACCAAAGTGTTCCAGCGGATCCCAGGAG TGGGGCCCGATCACATCCTAGCGGAGCGCCACTTCGTCATCCTGCTCTGCACCCTGGCGCTGACGCTGCCGCTCTCGCTCCACCGCAACATCGAGAAGCTGGGGAAG GTGTCCTtcctgtccatggtgctgacgCTGACCATCGTCGTCGTGGCGATCATCCGGGCGGCGTCCCTGGGGCCACAAAT TCTCCCCACAGAGAACGCCTGGGTGTTTGCCAAGTGGAACGCCATCCAGGCGGTCGGTGTGATGTCCTTcg CCTTCATTTGCCACCACAACAGCTTCCTCATCTATAGCTCCCTGGACCGGCCCACGCTGGCCCACTGGTCCCGGGTCACGCACGGCTCCGTGGGCTCGGCGTTGGTCATCAGCGCTGCGTTCGCTGTGGCCGGCTACACCACCTTCACCGGCTACACGCAAGGTGGCAACACGCAGGTTCTTTCGCATGTCCGCCCTATTCCTTTAAACGGTTTGACCCGAAAGGTCAACTTTTCAGGAGACATATTCGAGAACTACTGCAAAAGCGACAACCTGGCAACCTTTGGACGCTTCTGTTTCGGCCTGAGCATAATAACCACGTTTCCGCTGGAGTGTTTCGTCACAAGGGAG GTGTTGTCCAATGTGATCTGCAGCAGGGACCTGTCCAAGGCGGAACACGTGGCCGTGACGCTCCTCATCGTCGCCGCGTGCACCTCAATATCCCTGGCCTTCGACTGCCTGGGAGTGGTCCTGGAGCTCAAC GGTGTGCTGAGCGCCACGCCGCTGATCTTCATCGTCCCCGCCGCGTGTTTCCTCAAGCTGTCGCCCGGGCGCCGGCTCCGCGGCGAGAACGTGATGCCCGCCCTCCTGATCGCCGCCGGCGTCTTCGTCATGATCACCGGCCTGACCATGACGGGCCTCTACCCCCAAGACTGTTCACATGGTGTGGAGATGTTCTACTGCGCCGACGCCAATGTTTCCGGCACTGTGCCGCCGTTATGA
- the slc38a11 gene encoding putative sodium-coupled neutral amino acid transporter 11 isoform X2, whose amino-acid sequence MSQLDSEEGAILTALQKAAGEQRSSMIYASFNFINSIIGSGIIGLPYALNQAGLPLGLVLLIVVGFITDYSIILLIKGGNVSGTSSYQSLVRSTFGFPGFLVLSALQFLYPFIAMISYNITIGDTLTKVFQRIPGVGPDHILAERHFVILLCTLALTLPLSLHRNIEKLGKVSFLSMVLTLTIVVVAIIRAASLGPQILPTENAWVFAKWNAIQAVGVMSFAFICHHNSFLIYSSLDRPTLAHWSRVTHGSVGSALVISAAFAVAGYTTFTGYTQGDIFENYCKSDNLATFGRFCFGLSIITTFPLECFVTREVLSNVICSRDLSKAEHVAVTLLIVAACTSISLAFDCLGVVLELNGVLSATPLIFIVPAACFLKLSPGRRLRGENVMPALLIAAGVFVMITGLTMTGLYPQDCSHGVEMFYCADANVSGTVPPL is encoded by the exons ATGTCTCAG CTGGACAGTGAAGAAGGGGCGATTTTAACGGCTCTGCAGAAAGCTGCCGGGGAACAAAGAAGTTCCATGATATACGCGTCTTTTAACTTTATCAACTCCATCATAGGATCTGGAATCATAG GTTTGCCGTATGCTCTGAACCAGGCGGGGCTCCCGCTGGGCCTCGTGCTCCTCATAGTGGTTGGGTTCATCACCG aCTACTCAATCATCCTGTTAATCAAGGGAGGCAACGTGTCAGGGACCAGCAGTTATCAGTCGCTGGTGAGGAGCACGTTCGGCTTCCCGGGTTTTCTGGTTCTGTCGGCGCTGCAGTTCCTTTACCCTTTCATCG CTATGATCAGCTACAACATCACCATTGGCGACACGCTGACCAAAGTGTTCCAGCGGATCCCAGGAG TGGGGCCCGATCACATCCTAGCGGAGCGCCACTTCGTCATCCTGCTCTGCACCCTGGCGCTGACGCTGCCGCTCTCGCTCCACCGCAACATCGAGAAGCTGGGGAAG GTGTCCTtcctgtccatggtgctgacgCTGACCATCGTCGTCGTGGCGATCATCCGGGCGGCGTCCCTGGGGCCACAAAT TCTCCCCACAGAGAACGCCTGGGTGTTTGCCAAGTGGAACGCCATCCAGGCGGTCGGTGTGATGTCCTTcg CCTTCATTTGCCACCACAACAGCTTCCTCATCTATAGCTCCCTGGACCGGCCCACGCTGGCCCACTGGTCCCGGGTCACGCACGGCTCCGTGGGCTCGGCGTTGGTCATCAGCGCTGCGTTCGCTGTGGCCGGCTACACCACCTTCACCGGCTACACGCAAG GAGACATATTCGAGAACTACTGCAAAAGCGACAACCTGGCAACCTTTGGACGCTTCTGTTTCGGCCTGAGCATAATAACCACGTTTCCGCTGGAGTGTTTCGTCACAAGGGAG GTGTTGTCCAATGTGATCTGCAGCAGGGACCTGTCCAAGGCGGAACACGTGGCCGTGACGCTCCTCATCGTCGCCGCGTGCACCTCAATATCCCTGGCCTTCGACTGCCTGGGAGTGGTCCTGGAGCTCAAC GGTGTGCTGAGCGCCACGCCGCTGATCTTCATCGTCCCCGCCGCGTGTTTCCTCAAGCTGTCGCCCGGGCGCCGGCTCCGCGGCGAGAACGTGATGCCCGCCCTCCTGATCGCCGCCGGCGTCTTCGTCATGATCACCGGCCTGACCATGACGGGCCTCTACCCCCAAGACTGTTCACATGGTGTGGAGATGTTCTACTGCGCCGACGCCAATGTTTCCGGCACTGTGCCGCCGTTATGA